The proteins below come from a single Corynebacterium glyciniphilum AJ 3170 genomic window:
- a CDS encoding dipeptide ABC transporter ATP-binding protein: MSAPTVLSVRDLSISFSHPRPAVVSVSFDLRRGELLALVGESGSGKSMTARAVLGLLPSGARASGSVTLDDTEILNVPESELQTIRGGRIGLVFQEPQSALNPVRTIGWQLSEAIRAHSAPGTRVNRTDVRRRAVELLETVDIPAATDRLGSYPHQLSGGQRQRVAIALALAGEPDILLADEPTTALDVTVQAGILRLLGRLRETRNLSVLLITHDMGVVAENADRVIVLRHGEIVEEGTARRIIEAPQEPYTRELIAAVPRFASATPTAGVTGDTSGTPAAAAVQDVSVVYGSRGTAPAVDRVSLSVAPGTTLGLVGESGSGKSTLGRILAGIQSPTRGRILVNGDDLERLSPRQRRRRQRDVAIVPQDPAAALNPRHSVGWSIREPLDIHRVGTRASRRQRVTELLTAVHLPPDIADRSPAELSGGQRQRVAIARALALEPSLVIADEPTSALDVSVQADVIGLLRDTQERLGFAMVFISHDLAVVSQVSGTVAVLRRGHLVEYGDTAGVFARPAENYTRELLAAVPVVGTRPEKVSA; encoded by the coding sequence ATGTCTGCTCCCACCGTCCTGTCCGTCCGTGATCTGTCGATCTCCTTCTCTCACCCGCGTCCCGCCGTCGTCTCGGTGTCTTTCGATCTCCGCCGCGGTGAACTTCTCGCCCTGGTCGGGGAATCGGGCTCCGGCAAGTCCATGACCGCCCGTGCCGTTCTGGGACTGCTACCCTCCGGCGCCCGGGCGTCCGGCTCTGTGACCCTCGACGACACCGAGATACTCAACGTCCCCGAATCCGAGCTGCAGACTATCCGTGGCGGCCGTATCGGGCTGGTGTTCCAGGAGCCACAGTCGGCGCTCAACCCGGTCCGTACCATCGGTTGGCAGCTCAGCGAGGCGATACGGGCGCACTCGGCACCCGGCACCCGTGTGAATCGGACCGACGTACGGCGTCGGGCTGTCGAGCTCCTGGAGACCGTCGATATTCCAGCCGCCACCGACCGACTGGGTTCATACCCCCACCAGCTCTCCGGTGGTCAACGTCAGCGTGTGGCGATCGCCCTGGCACTCGCCGGCGAACCGGACATCCTGCTGGCCGACGAGCCGACCACCGCACTGGACGTCACCGTGCAGGCCGGGATCCTGCGTCTGCTGGGCCGCCTGCGGGAGACCCGCAACCTGAGTGTCCTGCTCATCACACATGACATGGGTGTAGTCGCCGAGAACGCGGACCGGGTCATCGTGCTGCGGCACGGCGAGATCGTGGAGGAAGGCACCGCCAGGCGGATCATCGAGGCCCCGCAGGAGCCTTATACCCGCGAACTCATCGCCGCCGTCCCGCGTTTCGCCTCGGCGACACCAACCGCCGGTGTCACCGGAGACACCTCCGGTACGCCCGCTGCCGCCGCGGTCCAGGACGTCTCGGTGGTCTACGGGTCACGGGGAACCGCTCCGGCGGTGGACCGAGTGTCACTGTCCGTCGCCCCGGGCACCACCCTGGGCCTCGTCGGTGAATCCGGGTCCGGGAAATCAACACTGGGACGCATCCTCGCGGGCATCCAGTCACCCACCCGCGGTCGGATCCTCGTCAACGGGGATGATCTCGAAAGGCTCTCCCCGCGGCAACGCCGTCGCCGGCAACGTGACGTCGCCATCGTCCCCCAGGATCCGGCCGCTGCCCTGAACCCGCGCCACAGTGTGGGATGGAGTATCCGTGAGCCCCTGGACATCCACCGCGTCGGTACCCGGGCATCGCGACGCCAACGGGTCACCGAACTACTGACGGCCGTGCATCTCCCACCTGACATCGCCGACCGCAGTCCGGCTGAGCTGTCTGGCGGACAGCGCCAGCGTGTGGCGATCGCCCGTGCTCTGGCGCTTGAACCGTCCCTGGTCATCGCTGATGAGCCGACCAGCGCACTGGACGTCAGTGTCCAGGCCGACGTGATCGGGCTGCTACGCGACACCCAGGAGCGACTAGGATTCGCCATGGTGTTCATCAGCCATGACCTGGCGGTGGTTTCGCAGGTCAGCGGTACGGTCGCCGTGCTGAGACGGGGGCATCTCGTGGAGTACGGCGATACCGCCGGGGTTTTCGCCCGACCGGCGGAGAACTACACCCGGGAACTGCTGGCCGCGGTCCCGGTCGTCGGCACCCGCCCCGAGAAGGTGAGTGCCTGA
- a CDS encoding ABC transporter substrate-binding protein — protein MTTPALTVLTILTTLGILSVLAGCTSAVGERLAAADGTPVDGGTARVGTPNDLSPKTLYSGGGIAELTVTGNVFETLTKYDHDGLDPQPVLARSWNTSADGTHVTVHLRDDVTFHNGETLDSRDVKASFDNYSDPSRAGQLARTAQQIDDITTPDPLTVEFTFTRAVNNIIDLFEFVPIIEDSTIDGFNDGTSFVGTGPFSFDDWQRGSHLRLGAYESYRDGAPTIDGIEVVVVPDSQTQFAQLRSGQLDVLPAVDPRDAEALENNDLFHVTEKSGTGATYYTGMNVEAPTFRDKRVRQAVAYAVDRDRILAEVYQGRGYTQSLPWPEDSAAYDNDRNDTYQRDLDKARSLVKEAETENGPLPPATLSYRGADPTEQNTAQIISANLADIGVTVDLQPLEAGIHGEKLRNSGFDGMWLLSHDFVQYTPSTLTVSAFPFNSEKNTSNFYSDRYSTAAEDAWLAGDPDSPAAQAAYSRLNDILLDEAFLVELIRPDAPLVSASNLRDVTWTKRSEPVFTDATFTA, from the coding sequence GTGACTACGCCGGCACTGACCGTGCTCACGATCCTTACCACCCTCGGCATCCTCAGCGTCCTCGCCGGTTGTACCTCAGCAGTCGGCGAAAGACTCGCCGCAGCTGACGGCACCCCTGTCGACGGAGGAACAGCACGGGTGGGAACACCCAACGACCTGAGCCCCAAGACCCTGTACTCCGGTGGTGGGATCGCAGAACTCACCGTGACCGGCAATGTCTTCGAGACCCTCACCAAGTATGACCACGACGGCCTCGATCCGCAGCCGGTTCTCGCCCGGTCCTGGAACACCAGTGCCGACGGAACCCACGTGACCGTCCACCTCCGGGACGACGTCACCTTCCACAACGGCGAAACCCTGGACTCCCGGGACGTCAAAGCCAGCTTCGACAACTACTCAGATCCCTCCCGCGCAGGTCAACTGGCCCGCACCGCCCAACAGATCGATGACATCACCACCCCTGATCCGCTGACCGTGGAGTTCACGTTCACCCGTGCCGTCAACAACATCATCGACCTGTTCGAGTTCGTCCCGATCATCGAGGACTCCACCATCGACGGATTCAACGACGGCACGTCTTTCGTCGGCACCGGGCCGTTCAGTTTCGATGACTGGCAGCGCGGCAGCCACCTCCGGCTCGGAGCCTACGAAAGCTACCGTGACGGTGCCCCGACCATCGACGGCATCGAGGTCGTCGTGGTGCCTGACAGCCAGACACAGTTCGCGCAGCTCCGCTCCGGGCAACTGGACGTACTCCCAGCAGTCGACCCTCGGGACGCCGAAGCTCTCGAGAACAACGATCTGTTCCATGTCACCGAGAAGTCCGGTACCGGTGCCACCTACTACACAGGGATGAACGTGGAGGCACCGACGTTCCGCGACAAACGCGTCCGTCAGGCCGTCGCCTACGCCGTGGACCGCGACCGGATTCTCGCCGAGGTCTACCAGGGACGCGGCTACACCCAGTCCCTGCCGTGGCCGGAAGACTCCGCCGCTTACGACAACGACCGCAACGACACCTACCAGCGGGACCTCGACAAGGCCCGGTCACTGGTCAAGGAAGCTGAAACCGAGAACGGCCCCCTGCCCCCGGCGACCTTGTCCTACCGGGGCGCGGACCCGACCGAACAGAACACGGCACAGATCATCAGTGCCAATCTCGCCGACATCGGTGTCACCGTGGACCTGCAGCCGTTGGAGGCCGGAATCCACGGGGAGAAGCTACGGAACTCCGGATTCGACGGCATGTGGCTGCTGAGCCACGACTTCGTCCAGTACACCCCGTCCACGCTGACGGTCAGCGCCTTCCCCTTCAATTCAGAGAAGAACACGTCAAACTTCTACAGCGACCGGTACTCGACAGCTGCCGAAGACGCCTGGCTCGCAGGCGACCCCGACTCTCCGGCAGCACAGGCCGCCTACAGCAGGCTCAACGACATCCTGCTCGACGAAGCTTTTCTCGTCGAGCTCATCCGCCCCGACGCGCCTCTCGTCTCCGCCTCCAACCTGCGCGACGTGACATGGACGAAACGCTCCGAACCCGTGTTCACCGACGCCACCTTCACCGCCTAA
- a CDS encoding pyridoxamine 5'-phosphate oxidase family protein gives MSENNGAVRLTDEEALDRLSTTTLGRVVVSRSDDMDLFPLNYVVNDGKIYFRTAEGTKLFTLTQVNPRVLFEADHVDVDADGDPVQAWSVIVKGEARVLTSADDIHAADELPLKPWLPTLKYNYVEITPSEISGRDFSLGEEPERY, from the coding sequence ATGAGCGAAAATAATGGCGCCGTCCGCCTCACCGACGAAGAAGCCCTTGACCGTCTCTCAACCACCACCCTCGGCCGCGTGGTCGTCAGCAGAAGTGACGATATGGACCTGTTCCCGTTGAACTACGTGGTCAATGACGGGAAGATCTACTTCCGCACCGCCGAGGGGACGAAACTGTTCACCCTCACCCAGGTCAATCCTCGTGTCTTGTTCGAAGCGGACCACGTGGATGTCGATGCGGACGGAGATCCGGTTCAGGCATGGTCGGTGATTGTGAAAGGCGAGGCCCGTGTGTTGACCAGTGCCGACGACATACACGCCGCCGATGAGCTGCCGCTGAAGCCGTGGCTTCCGACGCTGAAGTACAACTACGTGGAGATCACACCGTCTGAGATCTCCGGTCGTGACTTCTCCCTCGGGGAGGAACCGGAGCGTTACTGA
- a CDS encoding ABC transporter permease, whose protein sequence is MSTVNHPAPTATGLNRPDLTPGDPARSTRHRRATSRGGSTAASGHRLTHALTHGRGLVGVILFGLVVLAGILAPVISPYSPDQQITGANLLSPSSSHWFGTDTANQDIFSRTLHGIRVNLLIIFIAVPLGAATGVLLGLVSAQWRWADTLMQRTFDLILAFPTIILAIALTMILGPGLTTVAVVVALAEIPVFGRLTRSVALSVRERPYVASARAVGASEAWILRNHILPNSVEPLVVQLALAMSVGVFIEGAMSFLGLGVVPPTPSLGSLIQEGVAYAYHAPFFAVGPLAVVVILILGLLLIAQALSRATRVV, encoded by the coding sequence ATGAGCACCGTCAATCACCCCGCCCCCACTGCGACCGGCCTGAACCGGCCGGACCTCACGCCGGGAGACCCCGCCCGTTCCACCAGGCACCGTCGCGCCACCTCCCGAGGGGGCAGCACCGCCGCGTCCGGACACCGGCTCACGCATGCACTCACCCACGGCCGCGGCCTCGTCGGCGTCATACTCTTCGGACTGGTCGTCCTCGCGGGGATTCTCGCCCCGGTCATCTCGCCGTACTCCCCGGACCAGCAGATCACCGGGGCGAACCTGCTCAGCCCGTCCTCGAGCCACTGGTTCGGCACCGACACCGCCAACCAGGACATCTTCTCCCGCACCCTCCACGGAATCCGGGTGAACCTGCTGATCATCTTCATCGCCGTACCGCTCGGGGCCGCCACCGGCGTCCTGCTGGGGTTAGTCAGTGCGCAGTGGCGCTGGGCGGACACACTCATGCAACGCACCTTCGACCTGATCCTCGCCTTTCCCACGATCATTCTCGCCATCGCTCTGACCATGATCCTCGGGCCGGGGCTGACGACCGTCGCCGTGGTTGTGGCCCTCGCCGAGATACCGGTGTTCGGCCGACTCACCCGGTCCGTGGCTCTCTCCGTCCGCGAGCGGCCCTACGTTGCATCAGCGCGCGCCGTGGGCGCGTCCGAGGCATGGATCCTACGCAACCACATTCTGCCGAACAGTGTGGAACCCCTGGTCGTCCAGCTGGCTCTGGCGATGTCCGTCGGAGTGTTCATCGAAGGTGCCATGAGTTTCCTCGGACTCGGTGTGGTTCCACCAACACCCTCGCTCGGCAGCCTGATCCAGGAAGGCGTCGCCTACGCCTACCACGCACCGTTCTTCGCTGTCGGGCCGCTCGCGGTCGTCGTCATCCTGATCCTCGGTCTGCTCCTCATCGCACAGGCACTGTCCCGCGCCACCCGGGTCGTGTGA
- a CDS encoding 2-oxo-4-hydroxy-4-carboxy-5-ureidoimidazoline decarboxylase, with protein MTTPVTPIPATITVEEFNRVPTAELVDRVADLFASRTLAAALVDVRPFATVDALCATASVLFQEQDEAEVLESVNAHPPIGGVVAAGSLSAAEQAAATEQATEQGELQAIRNLQPTYRDKFGWNFLIRAAGRDSRQILDALVERLAHAPEEEWPVVVDNLDAINQLRLRGFVTGAECEEGDA; from the coding sequence ATGACAACACCAGTGACACCGATCCCCGCCACCATCACGGTCGAGGAGTTCAACCGGGTACCCACCGCAGAACTCGTCGACCGGGTGGCGGACCTGTTTGCCAGCAGGACGCTCGCCGCGGCTCTCGTCGACGTCCGGCCGTTCGCCACCGTCGATGCCCTCTGTGCCACGGCATCCGTCCTGTTCCAGGAGCAGGACGAAGCGGAGGTCCTGGAGTCGGTCAACGCTCACCCGCCGATCGGGGGCGTCGTCGCTGCCGGGAGTCTGTCTGCCGCCGAGCAGGCGGCTGCCACCGAGCAGGCCACGGAACAAGGAGAGTTGCAGGCGATCCGGAACCTGCAGCCCACCTACCGGGACAAATTCGGGTGGAACTTCCTGATCCGGGCCGCGGGACGGGACAGCCGTCAGATTCTCGACGCTCTGGTCGAGCGACTCGCCCACGCGCCGGAGGAGGAGTGGCCGGTCGTGGTGGACAACCTGGATGCGATCAATCAGTTGAGATTACGGGGTTTCGTCACCGGCGCTGAGTGTGAGGAGGGGGACGCATGA
- the uraH gene encoding hydroxyisourate hydrolase, protein MSLSTHVLNTATGLPAAGLMVELYAEQATLVESGSTDTDGRHRFVAELEPGTYRLRFNTGAYLADTETPSLYPYVDVTFLVTGERGGTDGHLHVPLLLSPFGYSTYQGS, encoded by the coding sequence ATGAGCCTGTCCACCCACGTCCTGAACACCGCGACAGGACTTCCGGCCGCAGGGCTCATGGTGGAGCTGTACGCCGAGCAAGCCACCCTGGTGGAATCGGGTTCCACTGACACTGACGGCCGTCACCGGTTTGTCGCGGAACTGGAACCCGGGACGTACCGTCTGCGCTTCAACACCGGCGCGTATCTCGCGGACACCGAGACTCCGTCGCTCTACCCCTACGTCGACGTCACCTTCCTCGTCACGGGTGAGCGTGGTGGCACCGACGGGCACCTCCACGTCCCGTTGCTGCTGTCACCGTTCGGCTACTCCACCTACCAGGGAAGTTGA
- a CDS encoding amino acid permease, producing the protein MGRSGIFRTKSIEQSIADTTNPEHALKKNLGALDLVVFGVGVCIGAGIFVLTGQAAAAHAGPAVALSFIIAGIGCGLAALCYAELGSTVPVAGSAYTFTYASVGEFIAWIIGWDLVLEFTLASSALATSFSDYLGVVLEGTPFEIPEAVQSAEDGYINLPAGLLILGLTVVLITGIKLSSRINQVITGLKVIGVLLVIVVGMFFINASNWSPFVPASEGTSGENLGAMHAPLVQTIFGLEPSTFGWGGVVAAAALVFFAFIGFDVVATTAEETKNPQRDLPIGIIGSLAIVTVLYVTVSLVITGMQSYKDIDPTDGAPLANAFKAVDLPFMADLIAVIACVGLIVVAMVMFLGQTRVAFAMARDGLLPESWGRTHPRFGTPYKVTAMTGVVIAVISSFVPLSTLAELVNIGTLFAFILVSVAVIVLRRTRPDIPRAFKVPFVPVVPVLAALVCLYLMMNLPLDTWIRFVVWMAIGVVVYFAYSRHHSRLGRGYAGEDNVATVAAPDTAPGSSTTGPA; encoded by the coding sequence ATGGGCAGATCCGGCATATTCAGAACCAAGTCGATTGAGCAGTCGATTGCGGACACCACGAACCCCGAGCACGCGCTGAAGAAGAACCTCGGTGCCCTCGACCTCGTGGTCTTCGGGGTCGGCGTGTGCATCGGCGCAGGGATCTTCGTGCTCACGGGGCAGGCCGCGGCCGCACACGCCGGGCCGGCGGTCGCCCTGTCCTTCATCATCGCCGGGATCGGTTGTGGTCTCGCGGCGCTGTGTTACGCAGAGTTGGGATCCACCGTTCCCGTCGCAGGAAGTGCGTACACGTTCACCTACGCCTCGGTCGGCGAGTTCATCGCGTGGATCATCGGGTGGGACCTGGTTCTTGAGTTCACATTGGCATCCTCGGCGCTGGCCACGTCGTTCAGTGACTACCTCGGCGTGGTACTCGAGGGCACACCCTTCGAGATCCCCGAGGCCGTGCAGTCCGCAGAGGACGGGTACATCAACCTGCCCGCCGGTCTGCTGATCCTCGGGCTGACGGTGGTGCTGATCACCGGCATCAAGTTGTCGAGTCGGATCAACCAGGTCATCACGGGTCTGAAGGTCATCGGCGTACTGCTGGTCATCGTCGTCGGCATGTTCTTCATCAATGCCTCGAACTGGAGTCCGTTTGTTCCGGCGTCCGAGGGCACCAGCGGTGAGAACCTCGGTGCGATGCACGCCCCGCTGGTGCAGACCATCTTCGGTCTGGAACCCTCCACCTTCGGCTGGGGCGGTGTGGTGGCTGCGGCCGCCCTGGTGTTCTTCGCGTTCATCGGGTTTGACGTGGTCGCCACCACGGCCGAGGAGACGAAGAATCCGCAACGCGACCTTCCCATCGGCATCATCGGCTCGTTGGCGATCGTCACCGTGTTGTATGTGACGGTCTCCCTGGTGATCACCGGGATGCAGTCCTACAAGGACATCGACCCGACGGACGGGGCTCCCTTGGCGAATGCATTCAAGGCGGTGGATCTGCCGTTCATGGCCGATCTGATCGCTGTCATCGCGTGCGTGGGACTGATCGTCGTGGCGATGGTCATGTTCCTCGGCCAGACCAGGGTCGCCTTCGCCATGGCGCGTGACGGTCTGCTGCCGGAGTCCTGGGGGCGCACCCACCCGAGGTTCGGCACGCCCTACAAGGTCACGGCGATGACCGGTGTGGTCATCGCTGTGATCTCTTCTTTCGTGCCACTGTCGACTCTGGCTGAGCTGGTCAACATCGGGACACTGTTCGCCTTCATCCTGGTCTCGGTAGCGGTGATCGTCCTGCGGCGTACCCGGCCGGACATCCCGCGTGCCTTCAAGGTGCCGTTCGTCCCCGTGGTACCGGTGCTGGCGGCACTAGTGTGCCTGTACCTGATGATGAACCTGCCTCTGGACACCTGGATCAGGTTCGTGGTGTGGATGGCGATCGGCGTCGTCGTGTACTTCGCCTATTCGCGCCACCACAGCCGCCTGGGACGGGGCTACGCCGGGGAGGACAACGTCGCCACCGTGGCGGCACCGGACACTGCGCCGGGTTCGTCGACGACGGGTCCGGCGTAG
- the guaD gene encoding guanine deaminase → MTGGTRMTVVLGHVVTPTASDPGGFLDIASGAVAYADGTILDVGDATDILTRYRGALVEDHGDRFIVPGFVDAHVHYPQIGMIASPGLELLDWLERFTFPAEARFADDSHADRVADFFTDQLVDNGVTTACVYATVHPGSADALFRHARAKNLRIITGKVCMDRGAPDHLLDTPSSAVEDSVALLEKWHGVGRLEYAITPRFAPTSSDAQLAALGELAASYPDVVVQTHLSENTAEIERVRMLFPGTRDYTDVYDRAGLVRRRAVFGHGVHLSERELRRLGQAEASVAHCPTSNFFLGSGMFGVARAQSIEGLRVGLGSDVGAGTSLSPLVTLGAAYQASRMLGAPLDGGRLLRLATLGGAEALGVDESVGSLEHGKDADLVILDPFGPQNSAVLRHRVDGAETLEEVLFAVMMLGDERAVARTVVAGV, encoded by the coding sequence ATGACAGGCGGCACGCGTATGACCGTCGTCCTCGGACATGTGGTCACCCCGACCGCGTCTGACCCCGGCGGTTTCCTCGACATCGCGTCTGGTGCCGTCGCCTATGCTGATGGCACGATCCTGGATGTCGGCGATGCGACGGACATCCTGACGCGGTACCGCGGTGCGCTGGTCGAAGACCACGGAGACCGGTTCATCGTGCCAGGTTTCGTTGATGCCCACGTGCACTATCCGCAGATTGGCATGATCGCGTCGCCGGGGTTGGAACTGCTCGACTGGTTGGAGCGGTTCACTTTCCCCGCTGAGGCACGGTTCGCCGACGACTCCCACGCCGACCGGGTGGCGGACTTCTTCACCGACCAGCTCGTAGACAACGGGGTGACCACCGCGTGCGTGTACGCCACGGTGCATCCGGGCAGCGCGGACGCGTTATTTCGCCACGCTCGGGCGAAGAATCTGCGGATCATCACTGGCAAGGTGTGCATGGACCGGGGTGCGCCCGACCACCTGCTCGACACACCGTCCTCCGCGGTGGAAGACAGCGTCGCGCTGCTGGAGAAATGGCACGGTGTCGGGCGCCTGGAGTACGCGATCACCCCACGCTTCGCGCCGACATCGTCGGACGCCCAGCTCGCCGCCCTCGGTGAACTCGCCGCGTCCTACCCGGACGTCGTGGTGCAGACGCACCTGTCGGAGAACACCGCGGAGATCGAGCGGGTGCGGATGTTGTTTCCTGGTACACGTGACTACACCGATGTCTACGACAGGGCGGGGCTGGTACGCAGGCGGGCGGTCTTCGGCCACGGTGTGCACCTGTCGGAGCGGGAACTCCGACGCCTGGGGCAGGCGGAGGCGTCCGTGGCACACTGTCCCACCTCGAACTTCTTCCTGGGGTCGGGCATGTTCGGGGTCGCCCGGGCACAGTCGATCGAGGGACTGCGTGTGGGCCTGGGGTCGGACGTGGGAGCGGGGACGAGCCTCTCGCCGCTGGTTACTCTAGGGGCTGCGTACCAGGCGTCGCGCATGCTCGGCGCGCCGTTGGACGGTGGCCGACTGCTGCGCCTGGCGACCTTGGGCGGGGCGGAGGCACTGGGGGTCGACGAATCAGTCGGATCCTTGGAGCACGGGAAGGATGCCGACCTGGTGATCCTCGACCCGTTCGGACCGCAGAACTCGGCGGTGCTGCGGCACCGGGTGGACGGGGCGGAGACTCTCGAGGAGGTCCTGTTCGCCGTGATGATGCTCGGCGATGAGCGTGCCGTGGCGCGGACCGTCGTCGCCGGAGTCTGA
- a CDS encoding nucleobase:cation symporter-2 family protein, with amino-acid sequence METAETAQNIPGTIGAVASDGTHPVDQRPPLVRTFILGLQHVLAMYAGAIAVPLIVGGALIAAGEFDAEDMHHLIVADLFVAGVASVIQSLGVWRFGARLPLIQGVSFVSVAPMIAIGSEHGITAIYGSVIATGVVMMLVAPFFAKVVKYFPPLVIGTIITVVGLSLLSVAAGWLFNQNGPVEEQGTGQNFLLALGTLVTVICIHRFAPAAWTSMAVLGGIIVGTVAGVFVGASDFSAVADADWVGVPTPFQFGTPTFDIASILTMVLVGLVIMTETSGDIVAVGDITGRRATGRTLADGLRADGLATFLGGIFNTFPYSAFAQNVGLVSLSRVASRFVVTASGLILIVLGLLPKVGEMATGIPSPVLGGAGVALFGMVAAAGIRTLSTVIWTETRALIVGVSIAVAMLPTVFDGLYANVPSGLEMILDSGITVGAVTVILLNLLLNRQDGGHLAEPTLPDSAVAASEAREASEADETGVPDAQAVR; translated from the coding sequence ATGGAGACTGCAGAGACTGCACAGAATATCCCCGGCACGATCGGTGCTGTCGCTTCCGACGGGACCCATCCCGTTGATCAGCGTCCGCCGCTGGTAAGGACGTTCATTCTGGGGTTGCAGCATGTGCTGGCGATGTACGCCGGTGCCATCGCCGTCCCTCTCATCGTCGGTGGGGCGCTCATCGCTGCCGGTGAGTTCGATGCTGAGGACATGCATCACCTCATCGTCGCCGACCTTTTCGTCGCTGGTGTCGCCTCGGTGATCCAGTCCCTCGGCGTCTGGCGTTTTGGTGCACGTCTGCCGTTGATCCAGGGTGTGTCGTTCGTGTCGGTTGCCCCGATGATCGCCATCGGGTCGGAACACGGCATCACGGCGATCTACGGGTCGGTTATCGCCACCGGCGTGGTCATGATGCTCGTCGCGCCGTTCTTCGCCAAGGTCGTGAAGTATTTCCCTCCGCTGGTCATCGGCACGATCATCACAGTGGTGGGGCTGTCGCTGCTGTCGGTCGCCGCGGGGTGGCTCTTCAACCAGAACGGGCCGGTGGAGGAGCAGGGAACGGGCCAGAACTTCCTGCTGGCGCTGGGTACACTCGTCACCGTGATCTGCATCCACCGTTTCGCTCCGGCGGCGTGGACGTCGATGGCGGTGCTGGGTGGCATCATCGTCGGCACCGTCGCCGGTGTATTCGTGGGTGCGAGTGACTTTTCCGCCGTGGCGGACGCGGACTGGGTTGGTGTTCCTACGCCATTCCAGTTCGGCACACCCACGTTCGACATCGCCTCGATCCTGACGATGGTGCTGGTCGGTCTGGTGATCATGACGGAGACCAGCGGAGACATCGTCGCCGTCGGTGACATCACGGGCCGCCGCGCCACCGGACGCACTCTCGCGGACGGTCTGCGCGCCGACGGGCTCGCCACCTTCCTCGGTGGCATCTTCAACACCTTCCCCTACTCCGCCTTCGCGCAGAACGTGGGGTTGGTGTCCTTGTCGCGGGTCGCCAGCCGATTCGTGGTGACGGCGTCCGGCCTGATCCTTATTGTTCTCGGACTGCTGCCGAAAGTCGGCGAGATGGCCACCGGTATTCCGTCACCCGTGCTCGGCGGGGCGGGCGTCGCCTTGTTCGGCATGGTCGCAGCAGCGGGCATCAGGACGCTGTCCACCGTCATCTGGACAGAGACCCGTGCACTGATCGTCGGGGTGTCCATCGCCGTGGCGATGCTGCCCACGGTGTTCGATGGACTGTACGCGAATGTTCCGTCCGGCCTGGAGATGATCCTGGACAGCGGGATCACCGTGGGTGCGGTCACCGTGATCCTGCTGAACCTGCTGCTCAACCGGCAGGACGGAGGGCACCTGGCGGAGCCGACCCTGCCGGACAGTGCCGTTGCCGCCAGTGAAGCCCGTGAAGCCAGTGAAGCCGATGAGACGGGCGTCCCGGATGCCCAGGCGGTCCGATGA
- a CDS encoding ABC transporter permease, producing MHTLTPFLLRRLPSAVAVIIVGSVVVFALLRLIPGDPAEALAGSDAPPEAVDAIRSTLGLNESPVSQYFSWIGSLLTLHLGHSLVIGGDIGSLIGEAAGRTLLLTIAAVLVAVILALIVSVGAELVNRPWARAVATAFATLGVALPTFVTGALAIIVFGVVFLVLPAGGIPRDGLLDRPDITVQYLALPALCLALPAAATLTRFLDESIRSELGQPYVTTARALGISRRRILLTQVLPNALPPAVTVLGLQIGQLLGGAVIIEALFAWPGLGHLIHQAVTVRDYPVVQVLLLLSVVLFVLIQLITDLLHSTLDPRIRLEGTR from the coding sequence GTGCACACCCTCACCCCGTTCCTCCTCAGACGCCTCCCGTCCGCCGTCGCGGTGATCATCGTCGGATCAGTCGTCGTCTTCGCTCTCCTCCGACTCATTCCCGGCGACCCTGCCGAAGCCCTGGCCGGCTCCGACGCCCCACCCGAGGCCGTCGACGCGATCCGCAGCACCCTCGGACTCAACGAGTCCCCGGTCAGTCAGTACTTCTCCTGGATCGGCTCCCTGCTGACGCTCCACCTCGGCCACTCCCTGGTCATCGGTGGCGACATCGGCTCACTCATCGGTGAAGCGGCGGGACGGACACTGCTGCTCACCATCGCAGCAGTACTCGTCGCCGTCATTCTCGCCCTCATCGTCAGCGTCGGAGCTGAACTGGTCAACCGTCCATGGGCGCGGGCCGTGGCGACCGCCTTCGCCACCCTCGGGGTCGCGCTGCCCACCTTCGTCACCGGGGCCCTGGCGATCATCGTCTTCGGCGTGGTGTTCCTCGTGCTGCCAGCCGGCGGCATCCCCCGCGACGGGCTACTGGACCGTCCCGACATCACGGTCCAGTACCTGGCGCTGCCGGCACTCTGTCTCGCACTTCCGGCGGCGGCGACGCTGACCCGCTTCCTCGACGAGTCCATCCGGTCCGAACTCGGCCAGCCCTACGTCACCACCGCCCGGGCCCTCGGGATCTCCCGTCGCCGAATCCTCCTCACCCAGGTGCTCCCCAATGCCCTGCCCCCGGCAGTGACCGTCCTGGGCCTGCAGATCGGTCAGCTTCTCGGCGGTGCCGTCATCATCGAGGCGCTATTCGCCTGGCCGGGACTCGGCCACCTCATCCACCAGGCCGTCACGGTCCGGGACTACCCGGTGGTGCAGGTTCTTCTCCTGCTGTCCGTCGTGCTCTTCGTGCTCATCCAGTTGATCACCGACCTGCTCCACTCCACCCTCGACCCCCGCATCCGACTGGAGGGAACCCGATGA